One window of Kosakonia cowanii JCM 10956 = DSM 18146 genomic DNA carries:
- a CDS encoding type II toxin-antitoxin system HipA family toxin — protein MRKLSTWMNNERVGELTKQSNGAHTFKYDEGWLQSARARPLSLSLPLQFGAITSDAVFNYFDNLLPDNPRVRDRIVKRYHAASKQPFDLLAEIGRDSVGAVTLLPPEEESASRALSWTTLDGPRLEKVLTAYQADIPLGMIEDEDDFRISVAGAQEKTALLKIEDAWCIPKGMTPTTHIIKLPIGEIRQPNATLDLSESVDNEFFCLALARALGFAVPEAEIVRAGAIRALAVERFDRRWNADKNVLLRLPQDDVCQALGLPSSLKYEADNGPGIARIMSLLSGSRDALKDRHDFMKFQVFQWLMGATDGHAKNFSLFIYAGGSYSLTPFYDIISAFPLLGGTGLHMSDLKLAMSLKATKGRKMAIDKILPRHFLATSKEVNFPQQYMEEILHSFAENLPTALERARHSLPEDFSSRVEKAISTNVLRLHARLVKHL, from the coding sequence ATGCGCAAGTTAAGTACATGGATGAACAACGAACGTGTCGGCGAGTTGACGAAGCAAAGTAACGGCGCGCATACCTTCAAATATGATGAGGGCTGGCTGCAAAGCGCACGCGCACGGCCTCTCTCGTTATCATTACCACTACAGTTTGGTGCCATCACCTCAGACGCCGTCTTTAACTACTTTGATAATCTGCTCCCCGATAACCCGCGTGTCCGCGATCGCATCGTGAAGCGTTATCACGCTGCTTCTAAACAACCTTTTGATCTGCTGGCAGAGATTGGCAGAGACAGCGTTGGCGCGGTGACATTACTGCCTCCTGAGGAGGAGAGTGCTTCCCGGGCATTAAGCTGGACAACGCTTGATGGGCCGAGGCTGGAAAAAGTGCTGACCGCCTATCAGGCTGATATTCCGCTGGGCATGATTGAGGATGAAGATGATTTCAGGATTTCAGTTGCGGGCGCGCAGGAGAAAACAGCGCTGTTAAAAATAGAAGATGCATGGTGCATTCCAAAAGGCATGACCCCCACAACCCACATCATTAAGTTACCGATTGGCGAAATTCGCCAGCCGAATGCGACGCTGGATTTAAGCGAGAGCGTCGATAACGAATTCTTTTGCTTAGCGCTGGCCAGGGCGTTGGGTTTTGCCGTGCCGGAAGCGGAAATTGTTCGCGCGGGCGCGATCCGGGCGCTGGCCGTTGAGCGCTTCGACAGACGCTGGAACGCGGATAAAAACGTTCTGCTTCGGTTACCGCAAGACGATGTTTGTCAGGCGCTGGGGCTGCCCTCTTCCCTGAAGTATGAAGCGGATAACGGTCCGGGGATTGCAAGAATTATGTCGTTGCTGTCCGGTTCGCGTGACGCGCTAAAAGATCGTCATGATTTTATGAAGTTTCAGGTTTTTCAGTGGCTGATGGGCGCGACAGACGGGCATGCAAAAAACTTCTCCCTCTTTATTTATGCCGGAGGAAGCTACAGCCTTACGCCTTTCTACGACATAATTTCGGCGTTTCCTCTACTCGGCGGCACGGGGTTACATATGAGTGACCTGAAACTGGCCATGAGCCTGAAAGCGACGAAAGGCCGGAAAATGGCTATTGATAAAATCTTGCCGCGTCACTTTCTGGCAACGTCCAAAGAGGTCAATTTCCCCCAGCAATACATGGAGGAGATCCTGCACTCTTTCGCGGAAAACCTGCCGACAGCCCTTGAGCGAGCAAGGCACTCTCTGCCGGAAGATTTTTCATCGCGCGTAGAAAAAGCGATATCGACAAATGTGCTCAGGTTACATGCAAGGCTGGTTAAACATCTTTAA
- a CDS encoding methylthioribulose 1-phosphate dehydratase has product MTDNLQLQQLVSACHWIGAKGWAPATGGNMSLRQSAEWCWLSESGKDKGSLTPEDFLQVSIADNHAPSGRKPSAETGLHTLIYRLYPDANAVLHVHTVNATVLSRVEKSAALQLSGYEMQKSLSGQQTHLDSVPIAIFDNDQDIDALAGRIAAYAESNPLRYGFLLRGHGLTCWGRDVAEARRHLEGLEFLFECELQRRLLERL; this is encoded by the coding sequence ATGACTGACAACCTGCAACTCCAGCAACTTGTTTCTGCCTGCCACTGGATCGGCGCCAAAGGGTGGGCACCCGCGACGGGCGGTAATATGTCCCTGCGCCAAAGTGCCGAATGGTGCTGGCTGAGCGAGTCCGGAAAAGATAAAGGCAGTCTGACGCCGGAGGATTTTTTGCAGGTTTCCATCGCCGACAACCATGCGCCATCCGGGCGCAAACCCTCCGCCGAGACCGGTCTCCACACCCTGATTTACCGCCTCTACCCTGACGCTAACGCAGTGCTGCATGTCCACACCGTCAACGCCACCGTGCTGTCGCGGGTGGAGAAAAGCGCCGCGCTGCAACTGAGCGGGTATGAGATGCAAAAATCCCTCAGCGGGCAGCAGACGCACCTCGATAGCGTGCCGATTGCCATTTTCGATAACGATCAGGATATCGACGCGCTCGCCGGGCGCATCGCCGCTTATGCCGAATCAAACCCGTTACGTTATGGTTTTCTGCTGCGCGGCCACGGGTTAACCTGCTGGGGGCGCGACGTCGCCGAAGCGCGCCGTCACCTCGAAGGGCTGGAGTTTTTATTTGAATGCGAATTGCAGCGCCGACTGCTGGAGAGATTATGA
- a CDS encoding methyl-accepting chemotaxis protein, with amino-acid sequence MTILRKLIIVFAITFIAMLVLGGLSIRALDNAQNRFDYVVSNSLPSISKLSEAVQHREEARRQILMSLLVTDEAVFTKHMAQAKDELNKTRQIFDEYQANLVSDKIDGQLLKKTRDIFDDYVQKTEAMSDTYHNQGIEAARLMVSDGGATANASVALSAGLKEMLAHNYSIAKEYAENNHTQYINTFWLLVGTIVFLVALVAVFASVILRYLSKGLKSLQESMGLISRSLDLTHKVALDNNDELGATAASFNALMDKIRHVLASVKDASNEVDTAASEIAKSNDDLSSRTESQASSLEQTAASMNELSVTVKHNMDNAKEANTYIGRVQTMVNESHRELSSLQKSIDDISASSAKISEITDIIDGIAFQTNILALNAAVEAARAGEQGKGFAVVAGEVRSLSQRSSVAARDIRGLIDEAIKNVGQGVNYAANVTTRMNEALGAVDETTVLINQVNNSSTEQSYGIEQVNVAVSQMEGNLQQNAAMVEEMATAANSLSHQAGKLLNDVNAFRL; translated from the coding sequence ATGACTATTTTAAGAAAATTAATTATTGTTTTTGCTATCACCTTTATTGCGATGCTTGTGCTGGGCGGATTAAGCATCAGGGCATTAGATAATGCGCAAAACCGTTTTGACTATGTTGTGTCAAATAGTCTGCCGAGCATCAGCAAGCTGAGCGAAGCGGTGCAGCACCGCGAAGAAGCAAGACGCCAAATCCTGATGTCGCTGCTGGTGACCGATGAAGCGGTGTTTACCAAACATATGGCGCAGGCGAAAGATGAGTTAAATAAAACTCGCCAGATCTTTGATGAGTACCAGGCCAATCTGGTCAGCGATAAAATTGACGGTCAATTACTGAAAAAGACGCGTGATATTTTTGATGATTATGTGCAAAAAACCGAGGCTATGTCTGATACCTACCATAACCAGGGAATAGAAGCGGCGCGTCTGATGGTCTCTGACGGCGGTGCTACCGCCAATGCATCAGTGGCATTAAGTGCCGGTTTAAAAGAGATGCTGGCACATAATTACAGTATTGCGAAAGAGTATGCCGAAAATAACCATACGCAATATATCAATACTTTCTGGCTGTTAGTGGGCACGATTGTCTTTCTGGTTGCGCTGGTCGCGGTCTTCGCCTCGGTTATTCTGCGCTACTTAAGTAAGGGCTTAAAAAGTTTGCAGGAGAGCATGGGATTAATCAGCCGCTCTCTCGATTTAACCCATAAAGTGGCGCTGGATAATAACGATGAACTCGGCGCGACGGCAGCAAGTTTTAACGCGCTGATGGATAAAATCCGCCACGTATTAGCCAGCGTAAAAGATGCCAGTAACGAAGTGGATACCGCCGCCAGCGAGATCGCCAAAAGCAATGATGATCTCTCTTCGCGCACCGAGTCTCAGGCATCGTCACTGGAGCAGACCGCAGCCAGCATGAATGAGCTGTCGGTAACGGTGAAACACAATATGGATAACGCCAAAGAGGCGAATACCTATATCGGCCGCGTGCAGACGATGGTCAACGAGAGCCACCGCGAACTCAGTTCGCTGCAAAAATCGATTGATGATATTTCGGCTTCTTCCGCGAAGATTTCAGAAATTACAGACATCATTGATGGGATTGCTTTCCAGACCAATATCCTGGCACTGAACGCCGCCGTTGAAGCCGCCCGCGCGGGTGAGCAGGGCAAAGGTTTTGCGGTGGTGGCAGGCGAAGTGCGCTCGCTGTCACAGCGCTCATCCGTTGCGGCGCGCGATATTCGTGGTCTGATTGATGAAGCGATTAAGAATGTCGGCCAGGGGGTAAATTACGCCGCCAATGTCACCACGCGCATGAACGAAGCCCTCGGCGCGGTGGATGAAACCACGGTGCTGATAAACCAGGTGAATAACTCATCCACCGAGCAGAGCTACGGCATTGAGCAGGTCAACGTCGCCGTCAGCCAGATGGAAGGCAACCTGCAACAAAACGCTGCGATGGTGGAAGAGATGGCCACCGCCGCCAACTCCCTCAGCCACCAGGCCGGCAAACTATTGAACGATGTGAACGCCTTCAGGCTGTAA
- the melR gene encoding transcriptional regulator MelR encodes MAKELIRADMCSGDEKTTRGPLSLYSEYQRMEIELRAPLAMPASHWHGQVEVNVPFDGDVEYLINNEVVRIKQGYITLFWACTPHQLTRPGDCTQMAIFNLPMHLFLSWPLDRELINHVTHGMVIKSLAAQQLSAFEVQRWQHELNSDNEQLRQLAIEEIALMLKRFSLSGWQPILVNKTSRTHKNSVSRHAQFYVSQMLEFIAVNYDQVLTINAIAEHVKLNPNYAMGIFQRVMQLTMKQYITAMRINHVRALLSDTDKTILDIALTAGFGSSSRFYSTFQKYVGMPPQKYRKLSQLRRQQHAG; translated from the coding sequence ATGGCAAAAGAACTTATCAGAGCAGATATGTGCAGCGGGGATGAGAAAACCACGCGCGGCCCGCTGTCGCTCTACTCCGAATACCAGCGCATGGAGATTGAGCTGCGCGCGCCGCTGGCGATGCCCGCCAGCCACTGGCATGGCCAGGTGGAAGTAAATGTGCCGTTTGATGGCGACGTCGAGTACCTGATCAATAACGAAGTGGTGCGCATTAAGCAGGGGTATATCACCCTGTTCTGGGCCTGTACCCCGCACCAGCTAACGCGCCCCGGCGACTGTACGCAGATGGCGATTTTCAACCTGCCGATGCACCTGTTTCTCTCCTGGCCGCTGGATCGTGAACTGATCAACCACGTCACCCACGGCATGGTGATCAAATCCCTCGCCGCCCAGCAGCTAAGCGCGTTTGAAGTGCAGCGCTGGCAGCATGAACTCAACAGCGACAACGAGCAGTTGCGCCAGCTGGCGATTGAGGAGATCGCCCTGATGCTTAAGCGCTTTAGCCTCTCCGGCTGGCAGCCGATCCTCGTTAATAAAACCTCGCGCACCCATAAAAATAGCGTCTCGCGCCATGCGCAGTTTTACGTCAGTCAGATGCTGGAGTTTATTGCGGTCAATTACGATCAGGTGCTGACGATTAACGCCATCGCCGAGCATGTGAAGCTCAATCCCAACTATGCGATGGGCATTTTTCAGCGCGTGATGCAGCTGACCATGAAGCAATACATCACCGCCATGCGCATCAACCACGTTCGAGCATTGCTGAGCGATACCGATAAAACCATTCTTGATATCGCGCTCACCGCCGGGTTCGGCTCCAGCAGCCGTTTTTACAGCACCTTTCAGAAGTATGTCGGCATGCCGCCGCAGAAATACCGCAAGCTCAGCCAGCTGCGACGCCAGCAGCATGCGGGGTAA
- a CDS encoding helix-turn-helix domain-containing protein, with amino-acid sequence MASLYSDEYQRLIAALKQARKARGITQMQLAEALGRPQSFIAKIESGERRLDVVEFVHLARLVGLAVENVLKEIQ; translated from the coding sequence ATGGCATCTCTCTACTCAGACGAGTACCAACGCCTGATCGCGGCACTTAAGCAAGCGCGTAAAGCGCGGGGCATCACGCAGATGCAGCTTGCTGAGGCGCTCGGGCGACCACAATCCTTTATCGCCAAAATCGAGAGCGGCGAGAGGAGGCTGGATGTGGTGGAGTTTGTGCATCTGGCGAGGCTGGTAGGGCTGGCGGTGGAAAACGTACTCAAAGAAATTCAGTAG
- the mtnC gene encoding acireductone synthase produces the protein MIRAIVTDIEGTTSDIRFVHNVLFPYARERLAGFVTAQQYQEPVSTILDNLREEIAQPNATSAELIEVLFAFMDEDRKSTALKALQGIIWRDGYVNSDFTGHLYPDVLPALENWKAQGIDLYVYSSGSVAAQKLLFGYSDEGDITHLFSGYFDTLVGAKREVQSYRNIAAQLALPPSSILFLSDIHQELDAAEEAGFRTTQLIRDDDDAASHHHQVNSFSTIKPEQIPS, from the coding sequence ATGATCCGCGCGATTGTCACCGATATAGAAGGCACCACCAGCGATATCCGCTTTGTGCACAACGTTCTCTTCCCCTACGCCCGCGAGCGGCTGGCAGGTTTTGTCACTGCGCAACAGTATCAGGAACCGGTCAGCACCATTCTTGATAATCTGCGGGAAGAGATTGCGCAGCCGAACGCCACCAGCGCTGAGCTTATCGAGGTGCTGTTTGCGTTTATGGATGAAGACCGCAAATCGACGGCGTTGAAAGCATTGCAGGGCATTATCTGGCGCGATGGCTACGTGAACAGCGATTTTACCGGCCACCTCTACCCCGACGTGCTGCCCGCGCTGGAGAACTGGAAAGCGCAGGGCATTGATCTCTATGTATATTCCTCTGGCTCCGTTGCTGCGCAAAAACTGTTATTTGGCTACAGCGACGAAGGTGATATTACTCATCTCTTCAGCGGCTATTTCGACACGCTGGTCGGTGCGAAGCGCGAAGTGCAGTCCTATCGCAATATCGCCGCACAGCTTGCGCTACCGCCCTCGTCTATTCTCTTCCTCTCCGACATTCATCAGGAGCTGGACGCTGCCGAAGAGGCCGGTTTTCGCACCACGCAACTGATTCGTGATGATGATGACGCAGCCAGCCATCATCACCAGGTTAACTCATTCAGCACCATTAAGCCGGAGCAGATCCCCTCATGA
- the hipB gene encoding type II toxin-antitoxin system antitoxin HipB, whose translation MTTPAIYSPVQLANAMKLIRQKNGWTQNDLAQRIGIKQATISNFENNPDKTTLTTLFKILQSLEMSLILQEKKEAGVDNLHQQDLDW comes from the coding sequence ATGACCACGCCAGCGATCTACAGCCCGGTACAACTTGCCAATGCCATGAAGCTTATTCGGCAGAAAAATGGCTGGACGCAAAATGATCTGGCCCAACGGATTGGTATCAAGCAGGCCACGATCTCGAACTTCGAAAATAACCCCGATAAAACCACGCTGACGACCCTGTTTAAAATTCTCCAGTCCCTTGAGATGTCGTTAATTTTGCAAGAGAAAAAGGAAGCAGGCGTCGATAACCTCCATCAACAGGATCTGGACTGGTAA
- a CDS encoding 1,2-dihydroxy-3-keto-5-methylthiopentene dioxygenase, producing the protein MSALTIYTDTDASTPVWHSTDATEIQQKLNAKEVRFERWQADRDLGANPTPETVINAYQHAIDKLVEEKGYQSWDVISLRADNPQKEALRSKFLSEHTHGEDEVRFFVEGAGLFCLHIGNEVYQVLCEKNDLISVPAGTPHWFDMGSEPNFTAIRIFDNPEGWIAQFTGDAIADGYPRLA; encoded by the coding sequence ATGAGCGCACTGACGATTTACACCGACACCGATGCCAGCACGCCGGTATGGCACAGCACCGACGCCACAGAGATTCAGCAGAAGTTGAATGCGAAAGAGGTGCGCTTTGAGCGCTGGCAGGCCGACCGCGATTTGGGCGCTAACCCAACGCCGGAAACAGTGATCAACGCCTATCAGCACGCTATCGACAAGCTGGTGGAGGAGAAAGGCTACCAGAGCTGGGACGTGATCAGCCTGCGCGCCGACAACCCGCAAAAAGAGGCGCTGCGCAGCAAATTCCTCAGCGAACACACCCACGGCGAAGATGAAGTGCGTTTCTTCGTTGAAGGCGCCGGGCTCTTCTGCCTGCATATCGGCAACGAAGTCTACCAGGTGCTGTGCGAGAAGAACGACCTTATCTCCGTGCCCGCCGGCACACCGCACTGGTTTGATATGGGTTCAGAACCGAACTTCACGGCGATCAGGATTTTTGATAACCCCGAGGGTTGGATCGCGCAATTTACCGGTGATGCGATTGCGGACGGGTATCCAAGATTGGCGTAA